In the Pygocentrus nattereri isolate fPygNat1 chromosome 19, fPygNat1.pri, whole genome shotgun sequence genome, one interval contains:
- the vegfaa gene encoding vascular endothelial growth factor A-A isoform X2: MNFGVYSLQLVFAALLHASALKAAHIPKEGGKGRNEVIAFMDVYTKSQCNTREVLVDILQEYPDEIESTYIPSCVVLNRCAGCCNDEALECAPTETRNVTMEVLRVKQNVSQHKYQLSFTEHTKCICRPKQEVKTKKEKCDKPRR, encoded by the exons ATGAACTTTGGTGTCTATTCGCTGCAGTTGGTGTTcgcagcgctgctccacgcgtCTGCGCTGAAG GCGGCACACATACctaaagagggagggaaaggcAGAAATGAAG TTATTGCCTTCATGGACGTCTACACGAAAAGCCAGTGTAACACCAGGGAGGTTCTTGTTGACATCCTGCAGGAGTATCCAGATGAGATTGAATCTACTTACATCCCTTCCTGCGTAGTTCTCAATCGTTGCGCGGGCTGCTGCAATGATGAAGCACTCGAGTGTGCTCCTACGGAGACGAGAAACGTCACGATGGAG GTATTACGAGTGAAACAAAATGTATCGCAACACAAATATCAGTTGAGTTTCACAGAACACACAAAATGCATATGCAG accAAAACAAGaagtcaaaacaaagaaagaaaa gtGTGACAAACCAAGAAGATGA
- the vegfaa gene encoding vascular endothelial growth factor A-A isoform X1: protein MNFGVYSLQLVFAALLHASALKAAHIPKEGGKGRNEVIAFMDVYTKSQCNTREVLVDILQEYPDEIESTYIPSCVVLNRCAGCCNDEALECAPTETRNVTMEVLRVKQNVSQHKYQLSFTEHTKCICRPKQEVKTKKENRCEPCSERRKRLYVQDPLTCKCSCKFTQLQCKSRQLELNERTCRCDKPRR, encoded by the exons ATGAACTTTGGTGTCTATTCGCTGCAGTTGGTGTTcgcagcgctgctccacgcgtCTGCGCTGAAG GCGGCACACATACctaaagagggagggaaaggcAGAAATGAAG TTATTGCCTTCATGGACGTCTACACGAAAAGCCAGTGTAACACCAGGGAGGTTCTTGTTGACATCCTGCAGGAGTATCCAGATGAGATTGAATCTACTTACATCCCTTCCTGCGTAGTTCTCAATCGTTGCGCGGGCTGCTGCAATGATGAAGCACTCGAGTGTGCTCCTACGGAGACGAGAAACGTCACGATGGAG GTATTACGAGTGAAACAAAATGTATCGCAACACAAATATCAGTTGAGTTTCACAGAACACACAAAATGCATATGCAG accAAAACAAGaagtcaaaacaaagaaagaaaa TCGCTGCGAGCCTTGCTCAGAGAGAAGAAAGCGCTTGTATGTGCAGGATCCTCTCACCTGCAAATGTTCCTGCAAATTCACACAGTTACAATGCAAGTCCAGGCAACTTGAGTTAAACGAAAGAACTTGCAG gtGTGACAAACCAAGAAGATGA